In the Chroococcidiopsis sp. SAG 2025 genome, one interval contains:
- a CDS encoding NAD(P)-dependent alcohol dehydrogenase: MKAYEIQNDKSGLDALTLVERPQPQPKAGQVLVKIKAASLNYRDLLVAKGAYGAKSLKPIVPLSDGAGEVVAVGEGVTRVQVGDRVAGIFMQTFISGELTAEKANSALGGAINGVLAEYVVFDEQGVVKIPAHLSYEEAATLPCAAVTAWNAMIAEGQLKAGDTVLLQGTGGVSLFGLQFAKMMGARVILTSSSDEKLDRAIQLGADVGINYKTTSDWDEKVEKLTDGRGVDLVVEVGGSGTLSKSLRAVGYGGKVAMIGVLTGIAGDVSTGSILFKHIRVQGIYVGSRDLFEDMNRSISLHQMKPIIDRVFPFHEAKAALAYLESGAHFGKVCISL; this comes from the coding sequence ATGAAAGCTTACGAAATCCAGAATGACAAGTCAGGATTGGATGCTTTAACTTTAGTAGAACGCCCGCAACCGCAACCCAAAGCCGGACAAGTTTTGGTCAAAATCAAAGCTGCATCCCTCAACTATCGAGATTTACTAGTTGCAAAAGGGGCTTATGGTGCTAAATCTCTCAAGCCAATCGTACCGCTTTCTGACGGTGCGGGGGAAGTCGTCGCTGTAGGAGAAGGTGTAACGCGAGTGCAGGTAGGAGATCGCGTTGCGGGCATTTTTATGCAAACATTTATTTCGGGAGAATTAACAGCAGAAAAAGCCAACTCTGCTCTTGGTGGTGCGATCAATGGTGTATTAGCAGAGTACGTTGTCTTTGACGAACAGGGAGTTGTCAAAATTCCCGCACACCTATCTTATGAAGAAGCTGCAACTTTACCTTGTGCTGCTGTTACAGCTTGGAATGCAATGATAGCAGAGGGACAACTTAAAGCAGGTGATACTGTGCTGCTACAAGGAACAGGTGGCGTATCGCTGTTTGGCTTGCAATTCGCAAAAATGATGGGCGCACGAGTTATTCTAACTAGCAGTAGCGATGAGAAATTAGATCGTGCCATCCAGCTAGGCGCAGATGTAGGAATTAATTACAAAACTACGTCCGACTGGGATGAAAAAGTTGAGAAATTGACCGATGGTAGAGGTGTAGATCTGGTTGTAGAAGTTGGGGGATCGGGAACGCTGTCAAAATCGCTTCGTGCCGTGGGCTATGGCGGTAAGGTAGCTATGATTGGCGTGCTTACAGGTATTGCAGGAGATGTCAGCACTGGTTCAATCCTGTTCAAACATATCCGAGTCCAAGGGATTTATGTAGGCTCTCGCGATTTATTTGAAGACATGAATCGGAGTATTAGCCTGCATCAAATGAAACCGATTATAGATCGGGTCTTTCCATTCCACGAGGCCAAAGCAGCGCTAGCTTACCTCGAAAGCGGCGCACACTTCGGCAAAGTCTGTATAAGCCTGTAA
- a CDS encoding flavin reductase family protein, whose protein sequence is MLDEQAKKTMLRKIPHGLYVCGVKDGEDVNGFTASWIMQASFKPPLVVNCVKQDSKSHEMIKTSGVFAISFLDTEQKDIAQKFFQPQRRVGNKFDDIEFYLGETGCPILTDSLGYVECQVVGAVEKGDHTVYVGEVIAAGVHREGDSLRLETTGWQYGG, encoded by the coding sequence TTGCTAGACGAACAAGCCAAGAAAACCATGTTGCGGAAGATTCCGCACGGACTTTATGTATGTGGTGTGAAAGATGGAGAAGATGTAAATGGCTTCACTGCTAGCTGGATCATGCAGGCTTCTTTCAAACCACCTTTAGTAGTTAATTGTGTCAAACAAGACTCCAAATCCCACGAAATGATTAAAACCAGTGGGGTATTTGCCATCAGTTTTCTCGATACCGAACAAAAAGATATTGCCCAAAAATTCTTTCAACCCCAACGACGAGTAGGCAACAAATTCGACGATATTGAGTTTTATCTCGGTGAAACGGGGTGTCCGATCCTGACTGACTCTTTAGGCTATGTCGAATGTCAAGTTGTTGGCGCAGTGGAAAAAGGCGACCATACAGTTTATGTTGGCGAAGTCATCGCTGCTGGCGTTCACCGCGAAGGAGACTCGCTGCGCTTAGAGACAACCGGCTGGCAGTATGGAGGCTAG
- a CDS encoding shikimate kinase, with amino-acid sequence MMGAGKTTVGQILAAQLGYGFVDTDAVIEQLTQKSINQIFAEEGESTFRQIETKVLSEVCAYTRLAISTGGGIVLRRENWSYLHYGLIVWLDVPVEQLYSRLAEDNTRPLLQDPDPIGKLRSLLDERRSLYAEADLHITPHPQDTPDAIAAQVLEAIPSVLKAGVGRGGFPNPPVR; translated from the coding sequence ATGATGGGTGCAGGCAAGACGACGGTAGGACAAATACTTGCAGCCCAACTCGGTTATGGGTTTGTCGATACGGATGCAGTTATCGAACAACTGACACAAAAATCGATCAACCAAATCTTTGCTGAAGAGGGAGAATCAACATTTCGGCAAATAGAAACTAAGGTCTTATCAGAAGTTTGTGCCTATACTCGTCTTGCTATTTCTACTGGCGGCGGAATAGTACTGCGGCGAGAAAACTGGAGTTATTTGCATTACGGCTTAATTGTTTGGTTGGATGTGCCAGTCGAACAACTCTACAGCCGCTTAGCAGAAGATAATACTAGACCTCTACTACAAGATCCCGATCCAATTGGAAAACTGCGATCGCTCCTCGATGAGAGACGATCGCTCTACGCCGAAGCTGACTTGCACATCACCCCCCATCCCCAAGACACCCCGGACGCGATCGCAGCACAGGTATTAGAAGCAATTCCTTCAGTGCTGAAAGCGGGAGTTGGTAGGGGCGGGTTTCCAAACCCGCCCGTACGGTAG
- a CDS encoding leucyl aminopeptidase, with protein MEIRAIDTPLLDWAGDALALGLFEDAVELTGELAELDGKFAGAIAELVADTEFKAKEGSTAVTRVGGGSAVRKVILVGLGKPEGLKIDSWRKAAAAVARLAKKERCKTLGISLPSWNNDPTATAQALAEGIQLALFQDNRFKSEPEEKPPTVERVDLLGLGSQDDAVTRASQIASGVILARELVAAPANAVTPVTMAETAQAIASEHGLAVEILEREECEKLGMGAFLGVAQASELPPKFIHLTYKPDGTPKRKLAIIGKGLTFDSGGLNIKGAGSGIETMKMDMGGAAATLGAAKAIAQLKPDVEVHFISAATENMISGRAMHPGDILKASNGKTIEVNNTDAEGRLTLADALVFAEKLGVDAIVDLATLTGACIVALGDEIAGLFTPHDDLANEIQAAAQTAGEKFWRLPMEEKYFEGLKSGIADMKNTGPRAGGSITAALFLKQFVKETPWVHLDVAGPVWTDKENGYNNAGATGFGVRTLVNWVLTS; from the coding sequence ATGGAAATTCGAGCGATTGATACACCACTTTTAGACTGGGCTGGAGATGCTCTTGCCCTTGGTTTATTTGAGGATGCTGTAGAATTAACAGGCGAACTGGCAGAGCTGGACGGAAAATTTGCTGGGGCGATCGCTGAACTGGTCGCAGATACGGAGTTTAAGGCGAAAGAAGGTAGTACGGCGGTGACGCGGGTTGGCGGTGGTAGCGCCGTCCGCAAAGTCATATTGGTAGGACTGGGTAAGCCAGAAGGACTAAAAATAGATAGCTGGCGTAAAGCAGCTGCGGCAGTGGCGCGGTTAGCGAAAAAGGAACGGTGTAAAACTTTAGGAATTAGCCTTCCGTCGTGGAATAACGATCCGACTGCAACGGCTCAAGCTTTGGCTGAGGGAATTCAACTGGCTTTATTTCAAGATAATCGGTTTAAGTCAGAACCAGAAGAGAAACCGCCAACTGTAGAGCGAGTTGACTTACTAGGGTTGGGCAGTCAAGATGATGCCGTTACCCGTGCCAGCCAGATTGCTTCGGGTGTAATTTTAGCGCGGGAATTGGTGGCTGCTCCAGCTAATGCCGTAACACCAGTAACAATGGCGGAAACAGCACAGGCGATCGCCTCCGAACACGGATTGGCAGTCGAAATTCTCGAACGGGAAGAGTGTGAAAAGTTAGGCATGGGGGCGTTTTTAGGTGTTGCCCAAGCTTCGGAGTTGCCTCCCAAATTCATCCACTTGACCTACAAACCCGATGGTACGCCTAAGCGCAAGCTGGCGATTATCGGTAAAGGCTTAACCTTCGATTCTGGTGGCTTGAACATCAAGGGCGCTGGCAGCGGGATTGAAACGATGAAAATGGACATGGGTGGTGCTGCGGCGACTCTAGGGGCAGCTAAAGCGATCGCTCAGCTCAAGCCCGATGTAGAGGTTCATTTTATTAGCGCCGCCACCGAGAACATGATCAGCGGTCGTGCCATGCATCCTGGCGATATCCTCAAAGCCTCAAATGGCAAGACAATTGAAGTAAATAACACTGACGCTGAAGGACGCTTAACTTTAGCAGATGCGCTGGTGTTTGCCGAAAAATTAGGCGTAGATGCGATCGTCGATCTTGCTACCTTGACTGGTGCTTGCATTGTCGCCTTGGGGGATGAGATTGCGGGATTATTTACCCCCCACGATGATTTAGCGAATGAAATCCAAGCTGCTGCGCAAACAGCAGGCGAAAAGTTCTGGCGGCTACCTATGGAAGAAAAATATTTTGAGGGATTGAAGTCTGGGATTGCCGATATGAAAAATACGGGTCCCCGCGCTGGTGGTTCGATTACCGCTGCCCTATTTCTCAAACAATTTGTCAAAGAAACTCCTTGGGTACATTTGGATGTAGCTGGTCCTGTCTGGACTGATAAGGAAAATGGCTATAACAACGCTGGAGCAACGGGTTTCGGCGTACGAACTCTGGTAAATTGGGTGTTGACTAGCTAG
- a CDS encoding helix-turn-helix domain-containing protein, which produces MQSRQYDYRYSCSVEATLDVIGGRWKGVILFHLMQGTKRFNELQRLVQGCTQRMLTLQLRELEKDGVVKRTVYAEVPPKVEYSLTEFGRSLEPILLMMRDWGDRHVSQLVEQKRSREEK; this is translated from the coding sequence ATGCAAAGCAGACAATACGATTACCGCTACAGTTGCTCTGTAGAAGCAACATTAGATGTGATTGGTGGTCGATGGAAAGGCGTGATTCTATTTCATTTAATGCAGGGAACGAAGCGATTCAACGAACTCCAGCGTCTAGTACAAGGCTGCACTCAAAGAATGTTGACTTTGCAGTTACGCGAATTAGAAAAAGATGGTGTTGTCAAACGTACTGTTTATGCTGAAGTGCCACCGAAAGTAGAATACTCTTTAACCGAATTTGGTCGCAGTTTAGAACCAATTTTACTGATGATGCGCGATTGGGGCGATCGCCATGTGAGTCAGTTGGTGGAGCAAAAGCGATCGCGTGAAGAGAAGTAG
- the lgt gene encoding prolipoprotein diacylglyceryl transferase, producing the protein MLPAIPDLPLARQFASPGPILVQIGPFTLRWYGLLIASAVLIGVTLSQYLAKRRHVNPDIIGDVAIWLVVGAIPAARLYYVLFEWSNYANNPGKIFAIWEGGIAIHGAIIGGVIATLIFCRLRKISFWQVADLIAPSLILGQAIGRWGNFFNSEAFGSPTNLPWKLYIPPSNRPPGYGNFEYFHPTFLYESLWNLMVFGILMYLFFRSLRGLRLKTGTLFLTYMVAYSLGRFWIEGLRTDSLMLGPLRMAQMVSLVGVAIGLFGLAWLYLYRRSLPDVAPPVTAQEPRMEVSKR; encoded by the coding sequence ATGTTACCTGCGATTCCTGATTTGCCTTTGGCACGGCAATTTGCTTCTCCTGGACCAATTCTGGTACAAATTGGTCCTTTCACACTCCGATGGTATGGTTTGCTGATTGCTTCGGCAGTCTTGATTGGAGTTACCCTATCGCAATACCTGGCTAAACGCCGTCACGTCAACCCCGATATCATCGGTGATGTAGCGATTTGGTTAGTTGTAGGAGCGATTCCTGCTGCCCGCTTGTACTACGTATTATTTGAGTGGTCGAACTACGCTAACAATCCAGGTAAGATCTTTGCGATCTGGGAGGGTGGAATTGCCATTCATGGTGCAATCATAGGTGGAGTTATCGCAACTTTAATCTTTTGTCGGTTACGCAAGATTTCTTTTTGGCAAGTAGCCGATCTGATTGCTCCTTCGCTGATTTTAGGACAGGCGATCGGACGGTGGGGAAATTTTTTCAATTCTGAAGCCTTTGGCAGCCCTACAAATTTACCTTGGAAACTCTATATTCCTCCTAGCAACCGTCCGCCTGGATACGGAAATTTTGAATACTTTCATCCTACGTTTCTCTACGAATCGCTGTGGAATTTGATGGTGTTTGGGATCTTAATGTATTTGTTTTTCCGCAGCTTACGAGGATTGCGTTTGAAGACTGGCACGCTATTTTTAACCTATATGGTAGCTTATAGCTTAGGGCGCTTTTGGATTGAAGGATTGCGTACCGATAGTTTAATGCTAGGACCGTTGCGGATGGCTCAAATGGTGAGTCTAGTAGGAGTTGCCATTGGATTATTTGGGCTGGCTTGGTTGTATCTTTATCGCCGTTCGTTACCAGATGTTGCGCCTCCAGTTACAGCACAAGAACCAAGGATGGAAGTCTCCAAGCGTTAA
- a CDS encoding phenylpyruvate tautomerase MIF-related protein, with amino-acid sequence MPLIKVQTSIATPAKSDVEALLKSLSSMLAKHTGKPESYVMTAFEPDVPMTFAGTLDPVCYVEVKSVGTMKPEQTKAMSQDFCQQINQALGVDKNRIYIEFNDAKGYMWGWNSSTFG; translated from the coding sequence ATGCCACTGATTAAAGTTCAAACTTCGATCGCGACTCCTGCTAAATCTGACGTGGAAGCGTTGCTGAAAAGCCTATCTTCTATGTTGGCAAAGCATACAGGTAAACCAGAATCATACGTGATGACGGCGTTTGAACCTGATGTACCGATGACGTTTGCTGGAACGTTAGATCCAGTTTGCTACGTAGAAGTAAAAAGCGTTGGAACGATGAAGCCAGAGCAAACCAAGGCAATGAGTCAGGACTTTTGCCAGCAGATTAACCAAGCGTTAGGTGTAGACAAAAACCGCATCTATATTGAATTCAACGACGCGAAAGGTTATATGTGGGGCTGGAATAGCTCGACTTTTGGATAG
- the cbiD gene encoding cobalt-precorrin-5B (C(1))-methyltransferase CbiD, with protein sequence MSPRSGYTLPVFACAAAVAALQQIKHGRTLDRVSIDLLEPPEIVEIAIEQVAELKPGSALAITRSDPGDNLDITRNTPIWALVESGVEIAGAGLAKDSQPKQDILVQNPPVPEPEVGTDSPAITPNPPISKIIGTQDDAPKITIVGGEGIGKIVDSACIPNSDFQIPNSPTKPAIYAYAQRLLYANLERSLAPGETIQVTIILPEGRKLAERTSNAAFGVVDGLSLLGTTGISQPLSAPGQLDICREQLQTKARQFESLVFCVGENGLDLAPQLGIDRERLVKTANWLGSLLVEAGLQGVKEILLFGYHGKLLKLAGGIFHTHHHLADGRREILTAHCANLGLPTPVLQAIFACPTAEAALKYLRELDVRENSDWVSRVYETIALEIDRRSQEYIYNHSDRQVSVGTVLFDRDRQILVKSETATTILDHLC encoded by the coding sequence ATGTCACCCCGCTCTGGATACACCTTACCAGTATTCGCTTGTGCTGCGGCTGTAGCAGCTTTACAGCAAATCAAACACGGGCGAACGCTCGATCGTGTTTCAATTGACTTGCTCGAACCACCTGAGATTGTTGAAATCGCGATCGAACAAGTAGCCGAACTTAAGCCAGGGAGCGCTTTAGCAATCACCCGTAGCGATCCAGGGGATAATCTAGATATCACGCGAAATACCCCGATTTGGGCATTGGTAGAGTCGGGAGTCGAAATTGCAGGGGCGGGTTTAGCAAAAGATTCACAGCCAAAGCAAGATATCTTGGTTCAAAACCCGCCCGTACCGGAGCCAGAAGTCGGGACAGATTCACCAGCCATCACGCCAAACCCGCCCATCTCAAAGATAATCGGGACGCAGGATGATGCACCCAAAATTACAATCGTTGGCGGCGAAGGAATCGGAAAGATAGTAGACAGTGCTTGCATTCCGAATTCCGACTTCCAGATTCCGAATTCCCCTACCAAGCCTGCAATTTATGCCTATGCCCAAAGATTGCTGTATGCTAACTTAGAGCGATCGCTCGCCCCAGGGGAAACAATTCAAGTTACGATTATCCTTCCAGAAGGCAGAAAACTCGCAGAGCGTACTTCTAATGCTGCGTTTGGCGTAGTAGATGGACTCTCTTTATTGGGGACGACAGGCATATCTCAACCTTTGAGCGCCCCAGGACAGTTAGATATCTGTCGCGAACAATTACAAACAAAAGCAAGACAGTTTGAGAGTTTGGTTTTTTGTGTGGGAGAAAATGGTCTAGACTTAGCACCTCAACTGGGGATCGATCGCGAACGGTTAGTTAAAACCGCAAATTGGTTGGGTTCTCTGCTAGTAGAGGCGGGATTGCAGGGAGTCAAAGAAATTTTGTTGTTCGGCTATCATGGCAAGCTGCTGAAACTCGCAGGCGGGATTTTTCACACGCACCACCACCTTGCTGACGGACGGCGCGAGATCCTCACGGCACACTGTGCCAATTTAGGCTTACCTACCCCCGTACTTCAGGCAATTTTTGCTTGTCCTACAGCGGAAGCCGCGCTGAAATATTTACGGGAGTTAGATGTAAGAGAAAACAGCGACTGGGTAAGTCGAGTTTATGAAACGATCGCCTTAGAGATCGATCGACGTTCTCAGGAATATATCTACAATCACAGCGATCGCCAAGTTAGTGTTGGTACAGTTCTGTTTGACCGCGATCGTCAAATTTTAGTCAAAAGCGAAACTGCTACTACCATCCTGGATCACTTGTGTTAA
- the guaA gene encoding glutamine-hydrolyzing GMP synthase, translating into MPPQDTSLRRLARQTIVILDFGSQYSELIARRIRETQVYSEVISYRTTAEQLRLLNPKGIILSGGPNSVYDKGAPQCDPAIWHLGIPILGVCYGMQLMVNQLGGQVVRAERGEYGKAALCIDDPTDLLTNVEDGTTMWMSHGDSCVKLPEGFEILAHTENTSCAAIAEHNTKLYGVQFHPEVVHSIGGIALIRNFVYHICDCEPTWTTAAFVEESVREVRAKVGDKRVLLALSGGVDSSTLAFLLHRAIGDKLTCVFIDQGFMRKHEPERLVKLFREQFHIPVEYVNASDRFLAAIAGVTDPEEKRRRIGHEFISTFEESSKRLGPFDYLAQGTLYPDVIESADTNVDPKTGERVAVKIKSHHNVGGLPKDLRFKLVEPLRKLFKDEVRKVGRAIGLPEEIVQRQPFPGPGLAIRIIGEVTAERLEILRDADLIVRQEINRQGLYNDVWQAFAVLLPIRSVGVMGDQRTYAYPIVLRLVTSEDGMTADWARVPYDLLELISNRIVNEVKGVNRVVYDITSKPPGTIEWE; encoded by the coding sequence ATGCCGCCACAAGATACGTCACTCAGGCGGCTAGCTCGGCAAACGATCGTGATTCTTGACTTCGGCTCTCAATATTCGGAATTGATTGCTCGTCGGATTCGCGAGACTCAAGTTTATTCTGAAGTGATCTCCTATCGCACCACCGCCGAACAACTGCGCCTACTCAATCCTAAAGGAATTATCCTCTCAGGGGGACCCAATTCCGTGTATGACAAAGGTGCTCCGCAGTGCGATCCCGCAATTTGGCATTTGGGTATCCCCATCCTTGGTGTGTGCTATGGAATGCAGCTGATGGTCAATCAGTTAGGCGGACAAGTGGTTCGCGCCGAACGGGGAGAGTATGGTAAAGCAGCCTTGTGTATAGACGATCCTACGGACTTGCTGACAAACGTAGAAGATGGGACGACCATGTGGATGAGCCACGGGGATTCCTGCGTCAAGCTACCAGAAGGATTTGAAATTCTCGCCCATACAGAAAATACTAGCTGTGCGGCGATCGCCGAACACAATACAAAACTTTACGGCGTGCAGTTCCATCCAGAAGTCGTCCACTCAATCGGCGGAATAGCATTGATTCGCAATTTTGTCTACCATATTTGCGACTGCGAACCAACTTGGACGACAGCGGCTTTTGTTGAAGAGTCAGTGCGCGAAGTCCGGGCGAAAGTCGGTGATAAGCGAGTGTTGTTGGCGCTTTCGGGTGGTGTAGACTCTTCTACCTTAGCTTTTCTCTTACATCGGGCGATCGGGGACAAACTGACTTGTGTATTCATCGATCAAGGCTTTATGCGCAAGCACGAACCGGAACGGTTGGTGAAGTTGTTTCGAGAACAGTTTCACATTCCGGTAGAGTATGTCAATGCTAGCGATCGCTTCCTGGCAGCGATCGCGGGTGTTACCGATCCCGAAGAAAAACGCCGTCGGATCGGACATGAATTTATCAGCACGTTTGAAGAAAGTTCCAAGCGTCTCGGACCCTTCGACTACCTCGCGCAAGGGACGCTTTACCCAGACGTGATCGAATCTGCCGATACTAATGTCGATCCCAAAACAGGCGAACGAGTCGCGGTGAAGATCAAGAGCCATCATAACGTCGGTGGTTTACCCAAAGACTTGAGATTCAAACTCGTCGAACCCCTCCGCAAACTCTTTAAAGACGAAGTACGTAAAGTCGGACGGGCGATCGGTTTACCAGAAGAAATCGTTCAGCGCCAGCCATTCCCTGGTCCTGGCTTAGCAATTCGGATTATCGGTGAAGTCACAGCCGAACGGTTGGAAATTCTCCGCGATGCAGATCTGATCGTCCGTCAAGAGATCAATCGGCAGGGTTTATACAATGACGTATGGCAAGCCTTTGCAGTCCTTTTACCAATTCGTAGCGTTGGTGTCATGGGCGATCAGCGTACTTATGCTTATCCAATTGTCCTACGCCTCGTTACTAGCGAAGATGGAATGACAGCGGATTGGGCAAGGGTTCCTTACGATTTGTTGGAATTAATTTCTAACCGGATTGTGAATGAAGTCAAGGGCGTAAATCGCGTCGTCTATGATATTACTTCTAAGCCACCTGGAACCATCGAATGGGAATAG
- the cobM gene encoding precorrin-4 C(11)-methyltransferase, with product MSNTSESTIELNRESIPTLAPGVYIVGAGPGDPELLTVKAQKLLMQGDVILYADSLVPRQILKMCRPEAEIIHTANKTLEDILPVMVERVRSHKSVIRLQSGDPSLYSAIHEQIQALAAADIPFEVIPGISAFQAAAAKLNVELTVPGLVQTIILCRISGRTQVPEREELSSLAAHQASLCLYLAARHVESAQSQLLAHYPPETPVAICFRLGWEDEKICVTTLDKLAEITHKEQLIRTTLYVISPALGEVTARSRLYHPEHTHLFRPKQKLNP from the coding sequence ATGTCTAATACTTCTGAATCTACTATCGAGTTAAATCGCGAATCAATTCCTACCCTCGCCCCCGGAGTATACATTGTAGGGGCAGGACCAGGCGATCCAGAACTTTTGACCGTTAAAGCCCAAAAACTTTTAATGCAGGGAGATGTCATTCTTTATGCCGACTCCCTCGTACCGCGGCAAATCTTAAAAATGTGCCGTCCAGAAGCAGAAATTATCCATACGGCAAATAAAACTTTAGAAGATATTTTACCCGTGATGGTGGAAAGGGTGCGATCGCATAAATCTGTCATTCGCCTCCAATCTGGCGATCCGAGTCTCTACAGCGCCATCCACGAACAAATACAAGCCCTCGCCGCTGCCGACATTCCATTTGAAGTCATTCCGGGGATCAGCGCCTTTCAAGCTGCTGCTGCCAAACTCAACGTTGAATTAACCGTCCCCGGACTCGTACAGACAATCATTCTCTGCCGCATCAGCGGACGCACGCAAGTCCCAGAAAGAGAAGAATTATCATCCCTCGCCGCCCATCAAGCCAGTCTTTGCCTCTACCTCGCTGCCCGTCATGTAGAATCGGCTCAAAGTCAATTATTGGCACACTACCCGCCAGAAACTCCCGTAGCAATTTGTTTCCGTTTGGGTTGGGAAGACGAAAAGATTTGCGTCACCACTCTTGACAAATTGGCAGAGATTACTCACAAAGAACAGCTAATTCGTACCACCCTTTACGTAATTAGTCCCGCCTTAGGAGAAGTCACGGCAAGATCTCGCCTCTACCATCCCGAACACACCCACCTGTTTCGCCCTAAGCAAAAACTCAATCCATAA